The Serpentinimonas maccroryi genome has a segment encoding these proteins:
- a CDS encoding YdcH family protein — MFPEYRDLISELKVSDHHFGRLFEKHNELDHTIKNMGAGTVVGSQDQIETLKKEKLRLKDELYVVLKKAEAARAV, encoded by the coding sequence ATGTTTCCAGAGTACCGCGATCTGATTTCTGAACTCAAGGTGAGCGACCACCACTTTGGTCGCCTGTTCGAGAAGCACAACGAGCTCGACCACACCATCAAGAACATGGGAGCCGGCACCGTGGTCGGCAGCCAAGACCAGATCGAGACCCTGAAGAAGGAAAAGCTGCGCCTCAAGGACGAGCTGTACGTGGTGTTGAAGAAAGCCGAAGCGGCGCGGGCGGTGTGA
- a CDS encoding SPFH domain-containing protein, translating into MEFIALAVVIVAIVFVVRSIQVVPQQNAWVKERLGKYAGTLGPGLNFLVPFIERVAYKHSLKEIPLDVPEQICITRDNTQLKVDGILYFQVTDPMRASYGSSNFMLAITQLAQTTLRSIIGRMELDKTFEERDLINSQVVTAIDEAALNWGVKVLRYEIKDLTPPAEILRSMQAQITAEREKRALIAASEGRKQEQINIANGEREASIARSEGERQAAINLAQGQASAILAVAEASAQAIERIAHAIRTDGGEAAVQLKVAEKAVEAYAKVAADAHTTLIVPSNMTEVSHLIGSAMQMVRTLKPSA; encoded by the coding sequence ATGGAGTTCATCGCCCTCGCCGTCGTCATCGTCGCCATCGTGTTCGTGGTGCGCTCGATCCAAGTGGTGCCGCAGCAAAACGCCTGGGTCAAAGAGCGCTTGGGCAAATACGCCGGCACGCTCGGGCCCGGGCTCAACTTTCTGGTGCCCTTCATCGAGCGCGTGGCCTACAAGCACAGCCTGAAAGAGATCCCGCTCGACGTGCCCGAGCAGATTTGCATCACGCGCGACAACACCCAGCTCAAGGTCGATGGGATTTTGTACTTTCAGGTCACCGACCCCATGCGCGCCAGCTACGGCTCGTCCAACTTCATGCTGGCCATCACGCAGCTGGCGCAGACCACGCTGCGCAGCATCATCGGCCGCATGGAGCTCGACAAAACCTTCGAAGAGCGCGACCTGATCAACTCGCAGGTGGTGACCGCCATCGACGAAGCCGCGCTCAACTGGGGCGTGAAGGTGCTGCGCTACGAGATCAAAGACCTGACGCCCCCGGCCGAGATTCTGCGCTCGATGCAGGCCCAGATCACCGCCGAGCGCGAAAAGCGCGCCCTGATCGCCGCGTCGGAAGGGCGCAAGCAAGAGCAGATCAACATCGCCAACGGCGAGCGCGAAGCCTCCATCGCCCGCTCCGAGGGCGAACGCCAAGCCGCCATCAACCTGGCCCAAGGCCAAGCCTCGGCCATTTTGGCGGTGGCCGAAGCCTCGGCGCAAGCCATCGAGCGCATCGCCCACGCCATCCGCACCGACGGCGGCGAGGCGGCGGTGCAGCTCAAAGTGGCCGAAAAAGCCGTCGAAGCCTACGCCAAAGTGGCGGCCGATGCCCACACGACCCTGATCGTGCCCTCGAACATGACCGAAGTGAGCCACCTGATCGGCTCGGCGATGCAGATGGTGCGCACGCTCAAGCCCAGCGCCTGA
- a CDS encoding isochorismatase family protein, protein MLLELDDCQLVLVDYQTKLMPVIAHADEVLARALLLARAAQALGVPAWGTEQNPQRLGPNAPELLALCQQTFSKMHFSACESGLIDALRPPERPAPKPAGNARSLPRHLQKPAAAPAPERQTVLIAGCEAHVCLLQTALGLLEREFDVWVVTDACGSRRERDRDAAFDRLAHNGVELVTSEMVLFEWLQHCEHPRFRELLALIK, encoded by the coding sequence ATGCTGCTCGAACTCGACGATTGCCAACTGGTGCTGGTGGACTACCAGACCAAACTGATGCCCGTGATCGCTCACGCCGACGAGGTGCTGGCGCGCGCCCTGCTGCTGGCGCGTGCGGCTCAAGCCTTGGGTGTGCCGGCTTGGGGCACCGAGCAAAACCCGCAGCGGCTGGGCCCCAATGCGCCCGAGCTGCTCGCCCTGTGCCAACAGACCTTCAGCAAGATGCATTTCAGCGCCTGCGAGTCGGGCTTGATCGATGCCCTGCGCCCGCCCGAGCGGCCCGCGCCCAAACCCGCCGGCAACGCCCGCAGCCTGCCCAGGCACCTGCAAAAACCGGCTGCCGCGCCTGCGCCCGAGCGCCAGACGGTGCTGATCGCCGGTTGCGAAGCGCACGTATGCCTGCTGCAAACCGCGCTCGGCCTACTGGAACGCGAGTTCGATGTCTGGGTGGTCACCGACGCCTGCGGCTCGCGCCGCGAGCGCGACCGCGACGCCGCCTTCGACCGCTTGGCCCACAACGGCGTCGAGCTGGTGACGAGCGAAATGGTGCTGTTCGAGTGGCTGCAGCACTGCGAGCACCCGCGCTTTCGTGAGCTGCTGGCTTTGATCAAATGA
- a CDS encoding arginine/lysine/ornithine decarboxylase, with product MKFRFPIVIIDEDFRSENTSGLGIRALAQAIESEGFEVVGVTSYGDLSQFAQQQSRASAFILSIDDEEFTPGPDLDPAVLNLRHFIDEVRRKNADVPIYIYGETKTSRHLPNAILRELHGFIHMFEDTPEFVARHLIREAKSYLEGIQPPFFKALLDYAENGSYSWHCPGHSGGVAFLKSPVGQMFHQFFGENMLRADVCNSVEELGQLLDHNGAIGESERNAARIFNADHCFFVTNGTSTSNKMVWHHTVAPGDVVLVDRNCHKSVLHSIIMTGAVPVFLKPTRNHWGIIGPIPQSEFEPEAIRAKIEAHPLLAGVDAQTVKPRILTLTQSTYDGVLYNTEAIKQMLDGYVDNLHFDEAWLPHAAFHPFYGTFHAMGRKRGRPQHSVVYSTQSIHKLLAGISQASHVLVQDSQSTPLDRHLFNEAYLMHTSTSPQYSIIASCDVAAAMMEPPGGTALVEESIAEALDFRRAMRKVDAEFGDDDWWFQVWGPEALAEEGVGRAHDWILQRTNADGQPLLRGGDAWHGFGDMAPGFNMLDPIKATLLTPGLNMKGDFAASGIPASIVTKYLSEHGVVVEKTGLYSFFIMFTIGITKGRWNTLLTALQQFKDDYDRNQPLWRTMPEFCAKQRRYEKMGLRDLCQLVHELYAKSDIARLTTEMYLSDLTPAMKPSDAFAHIARRRTERVPIDALEGRITTALITPYPPGIPLLIPGEVFNRRIVDYLKFARDFAKQCPGFETDIHGLVVEQDADGRKAYFADCIKAT from the coding sequence ATGAAATTTCGCTTCCCCATCGTCATCATCGATGAAGACTTCCGCTCCGAAAACACCTCGGGCTTGGGCATTCGTGCGCTGGCGCAAGCCATCGAGAGCGAGGGCTTCGAGGTCGTGGGCGTGACCAGCTATGGCGACCTGAGCCAGTTTGCGCAGCAGCAAAGCCGCGCCAGCGCTTTCATCCTGTCGATCGACGACGAGGAATTCACCCCCGGCCCCGACCTAGACCCGGCGGTGCTCAACTTGCGCCACTTCATCGACGAAGTGCGGCGCAAAAACGCCGATGTGCCGATCTACATCTACGGCGAAACCAAAACCAGCCGCCACCTGCCCAACGCCATTTTGCGCGAGCTGCACGGCTTCATCCACATGTTTGAGGACACGCCCGAGTTCGTGGCGCGCCACCTCATCCGCGAAGCCAAGAGCTACCTCGAGGGCATCCAGCCGCCCTTTTTCAAGGCGCTGCTCGACTACGCCGAAAACGGCTCCTACAGCTGGCACTGCCCTGGGCACTCGGGCGGGGTGGCGTTCCTCAAATCGCCGGTGGGGCAGATGTTTCACCAGTTTTTTGGCGAGAACATGCTGCGCGCCGACGTCTGCAACTCGGTCGAAGAGCTGGGCCAGTTGCTCGACCACAACGGCGCCATCGGCGAGAGCGAGCGCAACGCCGCGCGCATCTTCAACGCCGACCACTGCTTTTTTGTCACCAATGGCACCAGCACCAGCAACAAAATGGTCTGGCACCACACCGTGGCCCCGGGCGACGTGGTGCTGGTGGACCGCAACTGCCACAAGTCGGTGCTGCACAGCATCATCATGACCGGGGCCGTGCCGGTGTTCCTCAAACCCACGCGCAACCACTGGGGCATCATCGGCCCGATTCCGCAGAGCGAGTTCGAGCCCGAGGCGATCCGCGCCAAGATCGAGGCGCACCCGTTGCTGGCCGGCGTTGATGCACAAACGGTCAAACCGCGCATCCTGACGCTGACGCAGTCCACCTACGACGGCGTGCTCTACAACACCGAAGCCATCAAACAGATGCTCGATGGCTACGTGGACAACCTGCACTTTGACGAAGCTTGGCTGCCGCACGCCGCCTTTCACCCCTTTTACGGCACCTTCCACGCCATGGGGCGCAAGCGCGGGCGGCCGCAGCATTCGGTGGTTTATTCCACCCAGAGCATCCACAAGCTGCTGGCCGGCATCAGCCAAGCCAGCCACGTGCTGGTGCAAGACTCGCAGAGCACGCCGCTGGATCGGCACCTGTTCAACGAAGCCTACCTGATGCACACCAGCACCAGCCCGCAGTACAGCATCATCGCCAGCTGCGACGTGGCCGCCGCCATGATGGAGCCGCCCGGCGGCACGGCGCTGGTCGAAGAAAGCATTGCCGAGGCGCTGGACTTCAGGCGCGCCATGCGCAAGGTCGATGCCGAGTTTGGCGACGACGATTGGTGGTTCCAAGTCTGGGGCCCCGAGGCGCTGGCCGAAGAGGGCGTGGGCCGGGCCCACGACTGGATTTTGCAGCGCACCAACGCCGACGGCCAGCCGCTGCTGCGCGGTGGCGACGCTTGGCACGGCTTTGGCGACATGGCGCCGGGCTTCAATATGCTGGACCCGATCAAAGCCACCTTGCTCACGCCGGGGCTGAACATGAAGGGCGACTTTGCCGCCAGCGGCATCCCGGCCAGCATCGTCACAAAATACTTAAGCGAGCACGGCGTGGTGGTGGAAAAAACCGGTCTCTACAGCTTTTTCATCATGTTCACCATCGGCATCACCAAGGGCCGCTGGAACACCCTGCTCACCGCCTTGCAGCAGTTCAAGGACGACTACGACCGCAACCAGCCGCTGTGGCGCACCATGCCCGAGTTCTGCGCCAAGCAGCGGCGCTACGAAAAAATGGGGCTGCGCGACCTGTGCCAACTGGTGCACGAGCTCTACGCCAAATCGGACATCGCGCGCCTGACCACCGAGATGTACCTGAGCGACCTGACCCCGGCCATGAAGCCCAGCGATGCCTTTGCCCACATCGCTCGCCGCCGCACCGAGCGCGTGCCGATCGACGCGCTCGAGGGCCGCATCACCACCGCACTCATCACCCCGTACCCGCCCGGCATCCCGCTGCTCATCCCGGGTGAGGTGTTCAACCGGCGCATCGTCGATTATTTGAAGTTCGCACGCGATTTTGCCAAGCAGTGCCCGGGCTTCGAGACCGACATCCACGGCTTGGTGGTCGAGCAGGATGCCGACGGGCGCAAGGCCTACTTTGCCGACTGCATCAAGGCGACCTGA
- a CDS encoding C40 family peptidase has product MTAVTAAALIVPASAHATDALADFLHQQGLVAPPSAALGSAPPFNPVVASDGSVAEDAELERPLHSSLVVHALGFLGVPFRLGGDSAEEGFDCSGFVQAAFRQVMGLQLPRIARDQARATESIERSELAPGDLVFFNTLGRRYSHVGIYIGGDRFVHSPRSGARVRIESMGLRYWATRFNGARRVQVAGLTTRTPPAPMQAELLTQR; this is encoded by the coding sequence ATGACCGCTGTCACGGCAGCGGCCTTGATTGTGCCCGCATCCGCCCACGCCACCGATGCGTTGGCGGATTTTTTGCATCAGCAGGGCTTGGTCGCCCCACCCAGCGCGGCCTTGGGGTCCGCCCCCCCCTTCAATCCAGTCGTGGCATCCGATGGTTCGGTTGCAGAGGATGCCGAACTCGAGCGCCCTCTGCACTCCAGCTTGGTGGTGCACGCGCTGGGTTTTCTCGGGGTGCCGTTCAGGCTAGGCGGCGACAGCGCCGAAGAAGGTTTTGATTGCAGCGGTTTCGTGCAGGCGGCGTTTCGTCAAGTGATGGGGTTGCAGCTGCCGCGCATCGCGCGCGACCAAGCCCGCGCGACCGAGTCGATCGAGCGCAGCGAACTGGCCCCGGGCGACTTGGTCTTTTTCAACACCTTGGGGCGGCGTTACAGCCACGTGGGCATCTACATCGGCGGCGACCGCTTCGTGCACTCGCCGCGCAGCGGGGCGCGGGTGCGCATCGAAAGCATGGGCCTGCGCTACTGGGCCACGCGTTTTAACGGCGCGCGGCGGGTTCAAGTAGCCGGTTTGACAACCCGCACCCCACCCGCGCCTATGCAAGCCGAACTGCTGACGCAACGCTAG
- a CDS encoding NfeD family protein has product MTDWMVWWLLAGLAIVLELLTGTFFLLMLAVGLVVGALAAHAGLGLTGQLLTAAIVGGGAVALWQRWRARHPIQATAERNPDINLDIGQTLVVERWPADGWAQVRYRGANWSVQLQPGTSPGVHTRYRIVQVHGNTLIVQALDPEPPSAAADPGAPSH; this is encoded by the coding sequence ATGACGGATTGGATGGTGTGGTGGCTGCTGGCCGGCTTGGCGATCGTGCTCGAATTGCTCACCGGCACTTTTTTTCTGCTCATGCTCGCGGTCGGCTTGGTGGTCGGTGCGCTGGCGGCGCACGCCGGGCTGGGGCTCACGGGGCAGCTGCTCACGGCCGCGATCGTGGGCGGCGGCGCGGTGGCCCTGTGGCAGCGCTGGCGCGCCCGGCACCCCATCCAAGCCACAGCCGAACGCAACCCCGACATCAACCTCGACATCGGGCAGACGCTGGTGGTGGAACGCTGGCCAGCCGACGGCTGGGCGCAGGTGCGCTACCGCGGCGCCAACTGGAGCGTGCAGCTCCAACCCGGCACCAGCCCCGGTGTGCACACGCGCTACCGCATCGTGCAGGTGCACGGCAACACCCTGATCGTGCAAGCCCTCGACCCCGAACCGCCCAGCGCCGCAGCAGACCCCGGCGCGCCCTCTCACTAA